Part of the Pseudobdellovibrionaceae bacterium genome is shown below.
CCTAATTGTTTGGTTTTTTCTGCTTGTGTAGTATAACTTAGCATAGTACAAAAGAGACGGTAAGTATTTTCTATATTTATTGATATTTAAAGCTATGTATTAAGGGTTACTATGGCAGAAAAAACATTACAAAATTCTACAAAAAAATTAGGAAGCCAAGCTTCGCCAAGTAATATTCAGGCCGAAGACTCTATGGTGTTAACCACGCGCTTAGATAAATTTGTGGCTTGGGGAAGAAAAAACTCTTTATGGCCTTTGCCTTATGGAACGGCTTGCTGTGGTATCGAAATGATGTCGGTAATGGGACCAAAGTATGACTTAGCCCGATTTGGGGCAGAGGTGGTTCGTTTTTCTCCTCGGCAAGCGGATTTATTATTAGTGGCGGGAACGATTGTAGAAAAAATGGGGCCCATTATTAAGCGCATTTACGAGCAAATGTTAGAACCTAAATATGTTATTGCCATGGGAGCTTGTGCTAGTTCGGGGGGTTTTTACCGATCCTATCATGTGGTGCAAGGGGTGGACACGATTATTCCTGTGGATGTGTTTGTTCCAGGTTGTCCTCCTACTCCAGAGGCGGTTTTAGATGGAGTTATGTTGTTGCAAAAAATGATAGCAGAAAATCAAGCGCGGCCTTGGAAGTCGCAGTGGCAAAGTTTACAAAAAAAGAAATAGTATTTTGGCAGAGGGGCAGAGTTATAAAAAGGGTTTTTAATAATGATAAGTGAACCAATCATAAAAAATTTATTATCTGAGTGCTTTGCGGGTACCAACACAGACATAGAAAAAATAATAATTGCTCAAGAGCTAGGGCAGTGGATTATTTATATTTCTCCCGATCAGGTTTTAGCTTTTTTTACTTATATAAAAAAACAAAAGCGCTTTGATTTTTTAATGAATATTTCTGGGGTAGACTACTCCGACAAAGCCGACACGCACATTACTCAAAAATTTGGAGTGGTGTATGAATTATTCTCCTCTTTAGATATGTCTCGACTACGAGTGAAGTTAGGGGTAAACGACTCCGAAGAAGTGCCTAGTATTACCTCGGTTTGGAAAGTGGCCAATTGGTTTGAA
Proteins encoded:
- a CDS encoding NADH-quinone oxidoreductase subunit B; translation: MAEKTLQNSTKKLGSQASPSNIQAEDSMVLTTRLDKFVAWGRKNSLWPLPYGTACCGIEMMSVMGPKYDLARFGAEVVRFSPRQADLLLVAGTIVEKMGPIIKRIYEQMLEPKYVIAMGACASSGGFYRSYHVVQGVDTIIPVDVFVPGCPPTPEAVLDGVMLLQKMIAENQARPWKSQWQSLQKKK
- a CDS encoding NADH-quinone oxidoreductase subunit C, with amino-acid sequence MISEPIIKNLLSECFAGTNTDIEKIIIAQELGQWIIYISPDQVLAFFTYIKKQKRFDFLMNISGVDYSDKADTHITQKFGVVYELFSSLDMSRLRVKLGVNDSEEVPSITSVWKVANWFE